Proteins from one Synechococcales cyanobacterium CNB genomic window:
- a CDS encoding glycosyltransferase family 9 protein codes for MNAPSRILLIRPSALGDVCRTVPVLASLRRAWPEARIDWLVQDTFVDAVRAHPALTGVVPFARQRMGTELRTGHAGGLRGFVRALREAEYDLAIDAQGLFRSGFFAWASGARRRIGYSDAREGGWFFCSERCRVSEEAHTVERMLALARAAGAEPVEDMRLYAPAEDERAVEEDGRFAGQFVVIAPTSRWAGKRWPAERFARLACALLAGNPHGAGRVVVVGSASERDQCGAVLELTSREERVVDLIGGTSVGRLMAIVRRSALVVANDSAALHMAVGFGRPLVGLYGPTRVARVGPWRREADVIQHVGAGERLDHKDEALGRAMMERIGVEEVVAACVDRLSRGDVQSRA; via the coding sequence GTGAACGCCCCGAGCCGCATCCTGCTCATCCGGCCCAGCGCGCTGGGCGATGTCTGCCGTACCGTGCCGGTGCTGGCGAGTCTGCGGCGTGCGTGGCCCGAGGCACGGATCGATTGGCTGGTGCAGGACACCTTTGTGGATGCGGTGCGGGCGCACCCCGCGCTGACAGGGGTGGTGCCGTTCGCGCGGCAGCGGATGGGCACGGAGCTGCGCACGGGGCATGCCGGAGGGCTGCGCGGGTTCGTGAGGGCGCTGCGCGAGGCGGAGTACGACCTGGCCATCGACGCGCAGGGACTGTTCCGGTCGGGGTTCTTCGCGTGGGCGAGCGGAGCGCGGCGGCGGATCGGGTACTCGGATGCGCGCGAGGGAGGTTGGTTCTTCTGCAGCGAGCGGTGCCGCGTGTCGGAGGAGGCGCACACGGTGGAGCGGATGCTCGCGCTGGCGCGGGCGGCGGGCGCGGAACCGGTGGAGGACATGCGTCTGTATGCGCCGGCGGAGGATGAGCGGGCGGTGGAAGAGGACGGGCGGTTCGCGGGGCAGTTCGTGGTGATCGCTCCGACGAGCCGGTGGGCGGGGAAGCGGTGGCCGGCGGAACGGTTCGCGCGGCTGGCGTGCGCGCTGCTGGCAGGCAACCCCCACGGTGCGGGCCGAGTCGTGGTGGTCGGCTCCGCGTCGGAGCGGGATCAGTGCGGAGCGGTGCTGGAACTCACGTCGCGCGAGGAGCGTGTGGTTGACCTGATCGGTGGGACGAGCGTGGGGCGGCTGATGGCGATCGTGCGGCGTTCTGCGCTGGTGGTTGCGAACGACTCGGCCGCGCTGCACATGGCGGTGGGGTTCGGGCGGCCGCTGGTGGGGCTGTACGGGCCGACGCGGGTGGCTCGGGTGGGGCCGTGGCGGCGCGAAGCGGACGTGATCCAGCACGTTGGCGCGGGAGAGCGGCTCGACCACAAGGACGAGGCGCTGGGGCGGGCGATGATGGAGCGGATCGGTGTCGAGGAGGTCGTCGCGGCGTGCGTGGATCGGCTCAGCCGTGGCGACGTTCAAAGTCGCGCATGA
- the serC gene encoding 3-phosphoserine/phosphohydroxythreonine transaminase — MPATATDRVFNFSAGPGVLPEEVLRQVQQDVWNIAGTGMGIMEHSHRDKLFDRVLAEAIADCRKVGSIGDDYEVLFLTGGATTQNFMVPMNLLPQDGVADYLVTGYWAEKSAEEAALYGKINLAFDGRPTKHTYVPRQNEINFSPNAAYVHYTSNNTIVGTEYHDVPQPPKGVPLVCDASSDIFSRPWDVTKFGLVYAGAQKNVGPAGTTLVIIRKDLLDRNPRPLPSLMQYRVFAKNESRPNTPPVFPIYVVGLVFKWILKQGGLGPIGQRNAAKAKIIYDVLDASEFYRGHARPDSRSLMNITFRCPTEEQDSLFMSEAKKEGMVNLKGHRSTGGMRASVYNAFPLEGCEAIAQFMRDFERRHG; from the coding sequence ATGCCAGCGACAGCGACCGATCGCGTCTTCAACTTCAGCGCGGGCCCCGGCGTCCTCCCCGAGGAAGTCCTCCGACAGGTCCAGCAGGACGTCTGGAACATCGCGGGCACCGGCATGGGCATCATGGAGCACTCCCACCGCGACAAGCTCTTCGATCGCGTCCTCGCCGAGGCCATCGCAGACTGCCGAAAGGTCGGCAGCATCGGCGACGATTACGAAGTCCTCTTCCTCACCGGCGGCGCAACGACCCAGAACTTCATGGTTCCCATGAACCTCCTCCCACAGGACGGCGTCGCCGACTACCTCGTCACCGGATACTGGGCGGAGAAGAGCGCGGAGGAAGCCGCCCTCTACGGCAAAATCAACCTCGCCTTCGACGGCCGCCCCACGAAACACACCTACGTCCCCAGGCAGAACGAGATCAACTTCTCACCAAACGCCGCCTACGTCCACTACACCAGCAACAACACCATCGTCGGCACCGAGTACCACGACGTCCCGCAGCCGCCCAAGGGCGTGCCCCTCGTCTGCGACGCCTCCAGCGACATCTTCAGCCGACCCTGGGACGTCACCAAGTTCGGCCTCGTCTACGCCGGCGCGCAGAAGAACGTCGGCCCCGCAGGCACCACCCTCGTCATCATCCGCAAGGACCTCCTCGACCGAAACCCCCGCCCGCTCCCCAGCCTCATGCAGTACCGCGTCTTCGCAAAGAACGAGAGCCGACCAAACACGCCCCCGGTCTTCCCCATCTACGTCGTCGGCCTCGTCTTCAAGTGGATCCTCAAGCAGGGCGGACTCGGACCCATCGGCCAGCGCAACGCCGCAAAAGCCAAGATCATCTACGACGTCCTCGACGCCTCCGAGTTCTACCGCGGACACGCCCGCCCCGACAGCCGCTCACTCATGAACATCACCTTCCGATGCCCCACTGAAGAGCAGGACTCCCTCTTCATGTCCGAGGCCAAGAAGGAAGGCATGGTCAACCTCAAGGGCCACCGCTCCACCGGCGGCATGCGCGCCAGCGTCTACAACGCCTTCCCACTCGAGGGCTGCGAGGCCATCGCACAGTTCATGCGCGACTTTGAACGTCGCCACGGCTGA
- a CDS encoding prepilin-type N-terminal cleavage/methylation domain-containing protein produces MKGFTLIELLVVIAIIALLIGLLLPALGEARRAARLAICLSNMNQMATATHSYSADFHDRVRSFTWTVDKWDRNTWSDLQGPWNFDVEAAARQAVDIIRRRTGRDDFPRILSWIPHILYTHLVLNDYLAQRLPERMVVCPEDKFRINWQLDPVNYFDEDFWVPHQPRVKGMGGSPYNKRWPYSSSYVPGIATFDRTHSINIRGTNQQYNNKRTRNAPGNPVHNSYYVNSDNGMLGGVKIADVQYPGSKVDFYDTHQRHFGKKALYFPEPEAKAVISFFDSSVSVRMTQDSNLGWNPLAPTAPEYIVNYAPGVYEPPNKNGEMTKPLAQVYNYTRGGLQGTDFDGEPINTGQPKK; encoded by the coding sequence ATGAAGGGGTTCACTCTGATCGAACTCCTGGTCGTGATCGCGATCATCGCGCTCCTGATCGGCCTGCTCTTGCCCGCTCTGGGCGAAGCGAGGCGCGCTGCACGCTTGGCCATCTGCCTGTCGAACATGAACCAGATGGCGACCGCGACGCACTCGTACTCCGCGGACTTCCACGACCGCGTGCGTTCGTTCACTTGGACCGTTGACAAGTGGGATCGCAACACGTGGAGCGACCTCCAGGGTCCGTGGAACTTCGACGTCGAGGCCGCGGCGCGCCAGGCCGTGGACATCATCCGCCGCCGCACGGGCCGCGATGACTTCCCGCGTATCCTGAGCTGGATCCCGCACATCCTGTACACGCACCTGGTGCTGAACGACTACCTCGCGCAGCGTCTGCCAGAGCGCATGGTCGTCTGCCCCGAGGACAAGTTCCGCATCAACTGGCAGCTCGACCCCGTCAACTACTTCGACGAGGACTTCTGGGTTCCCCACCAGCCCCGCGTCAAGGGCATGGGCGGCTCCCCCTACAACAAGCGCTGGCCCTACTCCTCCTCCTACGTCCCCGGCATCGCGACCTTCGACCGCACTCATAGCATCAATATCCGCGGTACAAACCAGCAGTACAACAACAAGCGAACTAGAAACGCGCCCGGCAATCCTGTGCACAACTCGTACTACGTCAACTCCGACAACGGCATGCTCGGGGGCGTGAAGATCGCGGATGTCCAGTACCCGGGCTCGAAGGTGGACTTCTACGACACCCACCAGCGCCACTTCGGCAAGAAGGCCCTCTACTTCCCAGAGCCGGAGGCCAAGGCCGTCATCAGTTTCTTCGATAGCTCCGTTTCCGTCCGCATGACGCAGGACTCCAATTTGGGCTGGAACCCGTTGGCCCCCACGGCACCCGAATACATCGTCAACTATGCCCCGGGCGTGTACGAACCACCGAACAAGAACGGCGAGATGACGAAGCCCCTCGCCCAGGTCTACAACTACACCCGCGGCGGCCTTCAGGGCACCGACTTCGACGGTGAGCCGATCAACACCGGTCAGCCCAAGAAGTAG
- a CDS encoding peptidylprolyl isomerase, which yields MNHPRKAWRGLFLRTFAAWAGCFVLAACSSQSETREGPSARDLRGLEASERQVSAGRQPTAVERPPVMVEGEPVSWDEMRAILSEAAGAAAVEEVALTRIVEAEFGRRGLQLTEADLRRERELVERSLAAEGAGSEAASELLSRIRRSRGLGPTRFEGLLRRNAMLRQLVQGEVEITEEQVRTAHAVRHGPRCRARIIVVASEREAAQARSRVEGAADRRAAFIEEAVSRSSDASGPRGGLLEPISPADPAYPVSVRRALDALRPGELSPVVALESGYALLLLEERTEGDGTAIEAVRGELERLLRLRQERVLMDRTASQMVETARITVFDPSLEWSWRTRRQD from the coding sequence ATGAATCACCCACGGAAGGCATGGCGGGGCCTGTTTCTTCGGACCTTCGCCGCTTGGGCGGGTTGCTTCGTGCTGGCGGCGTGTTCGAGCCAGAGCGAGACCCGGGAGGGGCCGAGCGCGCGCGACCTGCGCGGGCTTGAGGCTTCGGAGCGGCAGGTGTCGGCGGGACGGCAGCCGACGGCGGTGGAGCGGCCGCCGGTGATGGTGGAGGGTGAGCCTGTTTCGTGGGATGAGATGCGAGCGATTCTCTCGGAGGCGGCGGGAGCGGCGGCGGTCGAGGAGGTCGCGCTCACGCGGATCGTGGAAGCGGAGTTCGGGCGGCGCGGGCTTCAGCTGACCGAGGCGGACCTGCGACGTGAGCGGGAGCTGGTGGAGCGTTCGCTGGCGGCGGAAGGGGCGGGGAGCGAGGCGGCGTCGGAGCTGTTGTCGCGGATTCGGCGATCACGCGGGCTTGGACCGACGAGGTTCGAAGGGCTGCTGCGGCGCAACGCGATGCTTCGGCAGTTGGTGCAGGGGGAAGTGGAGATCACGGAGGAGCAGGTGCGAACGGCGCACGCGGTCCGGCACGGGCCTCGGTGCCGGGCGCGGATCATCGTGGTGGCGAGCGAGCGTGAGGCGGCGCAGGCGCGATCGCGGGTGGAGGGCGCGGCGGATCGGCGGGCGGCGTTCATCGAGGAGGCGGTGTCGCGGTCGAGCGACGCTTCGGGGCCGAGGGGGGGGCTGCTGGAACCGATCAGCCCGGCGGACCCTGCATACCCGGTGTCGGTGCGGCGAGCGCTGGATGCGCTGCGGCCCGGGGAACTCAGCCCGGTGGTCGCGTTGGAGAGCGGGTACGCGCTGTTGCTGCTCGAGGAGCGGACGGAGGGGGACGGCACGGCGATCGAGGCGGTGCGGGGGGAACTGGAGCGGCTGCTGCGGCTTCGCCAGGAGCGGGTGCTGATGGACCGAACGGCGTCGCAGATGGTCGAGACGGCGCGGATCACGGTGTTCGACCCGTCGCTGGAGTGGTCGTGGCGGACGCGGCGGCAGGATTGA
- a CDS encoding alpha/beta fold hydrolase, whose product MKPPHGRRRAPLRYAIFLLALAASAFAVGVSGCMERLFFYPDRSPFTTPPGVEDVSFSTPDGLTLHGWFIPPNGRTDDAPPAPAVLHVHGNAGNVSQHLDFCRFLADEGFAVLLFDYRSYGRSDPGPLRRRRLVSDAHAALDALLARPGIDPTRITVYGNSLGAVVGLALAAERPEVRAVVSAAAFSRWQRIAADHTGLLGRALIRHGLDAEVSAATLGNRPLLVIHGTADEIVPAYHAERIADSARAARVPVTVFLLEGVTHNDLMLTRPAQRAVAVFLREALPE is encoded by the coding sequence ATGAAGCCCCCGCACGGCCGCCGCCGCGCACCCCTCCGTTACGCCATCTTCCTCCTCGCACTCGCTGCCAGCGCCTTCGCCGTCGGAGTCTCCGGCTGCATGGAGCGACTCTTCTTCTACCCCGACCGCTCTCCATTCACCACGCCACCGGGCGTCGAAGACGTCTCCTTCTCCACGCCCGACGGCCTCACCCTCCACGGCTGGTTCATCCCGCCCAACGGCCGCACCGACGACGCTCCCCCCGCGCCCGCGGTCCTCCACGTCCACGGCAACGCCGGCAATGTCTCCCAACACCTCGACTTCTGCCGCTTCCTCGCCGACGAAGGCTTCGCCGTCCTCCTCTTCGACTACCGTTCCTACGGCCGATCCGACCCGGGCCCGCTGCGACGCCGCCGGCTCGTCTCCGACGCGCACGCCGCTCTCGACGCGCTCCTCGCCCGACCCGGCATCGATCCGACCCGCATCACCGTCTACGGCAACAGCCTCGGCGCGGTCGTCGGTCTCGCCCTCGCCGCCGAACGACCGGAGGTCCGTGCCGTTGTCTCCGCCGCCGCCTTCTCGCGCTGGCAGCGCATCGCCGCCGACCACACGGGCCTGCTCGGCCGCGCCCTCATCCGCCACGGCCTCGACGCCGAAGTCTCCGCCGCCACGCTCGGCAATCGCCCGCTCCTCGTCATCCACGGCACCGCCGACGAGATCGTCCCAGCCTACCACGCCGAACGCATCGCCGATTCCGCCCGCGCCGCCCGCGTGCCAGTGACCGTTTTCCTCCTCGAAGGCGTCACGCACAACGACCTCATGCTGACCCGCCCGGCCCAGCGCGCCGTCGCCGTTTTTCTCCGCGAAGCGTTGCCCGAGTAG